A DNA window from Porites lutea chromosome 6, jaPorLute2.1, whole genome shotgun sequence contains the following coding sequences:
- the LOC140941516 gene encoding uncharacterized protein: MSAVFESSEEKTNGTKLARLVIDGGTHALRTFLHSIHRPAVLRAALASNYGKLQVLKSRRAIFDSQWESLFPSSGDPPDSETFDITLLHLLLREICYLAPPLTGWNNLPLDSDVSPEAHIVRIKCFRNELCHSISTGITNTEFEDKWNKISKSLVALGLDQKEIDLLKTKPIDHDTESRVKAEVERWTRDFETQIQILEQEVKQMKDEISTIHDSISEKGANELANCLPDEIPDVFGRSEEIRQITEAIQFEGVATVVITGGPGFGKTTVANKVAHELVGVCKNTVLYYPIRSKLTVDDVATSMILTCNKNHSHPPQNPHHWLLNWSKQQKNNVTFILDNADDVLNSDDRLHFINLLRDMRILSGQNVDFLVTSRRVFKDSSLKMIEVRLKPLPPEESQRVLTAQVSDDCIKKQLSKTDILVELCGCVPLALCIVGSLLLDYTESELINSLNEKPLEVLREDESDDNSVEKAIKTSYDVLNHIEQQVLVVMSAFPGSFSSEAAKTVISKCTSCTTQPISILRSLKNRSLIEQPASHRYQIHPLIQAFLKTIDQDIGTQLVIWGERVACDYFISQLADNANLYWTKDMCKESIQRFNKDRHNFEYFLKACISGLKNEDPDVLAVMETLVERISQISSIYLYLEMCLLPSVYVEFLKLSCDLLTSGHHPSTKRVELLCLVVHESRRAGDLKKYKEFQEKAREAHLQNPAEFEGEKVSEAFFHNNNARFLAEEGKLDEAKEQFDLCRNICEENLSLDYMYVQKAITLLFAGYEDNRRNERCKAEQKLNEALDLYQRVLVKHVMTAWAERKLADFHLFHGDGSLGTVEDQQKCIELYGDALTIMESLGMAGHKECILSLTNLGICHQLQGNQEQAMKLYQGALNIAERELGENHKWKVYLKTQMAYWNKEKGNLEEAKALKEEAICMSDTLGLPVNQPRNKFSLQKI, encoded by the coding sequence atgTCTGCCGTTTTCGAATCATCAGAGGAAAAAACGAATGGCACAAAACTGGCACGGTTAGTGATTGATGGAGGAACACACGCGTTAAGGACCTTTTTGCACAGTATTCATCGCCCGGCCGTTTTACGAGCAGCACTGGCGAGCAACTATGGAAAACTACAGGTTCTAAAGTCGAGACGAGCGATCTTTGATAGTCAGTGGGAGTCGCTTTTTCCTTCTTCAGGTGATCCACCAGATTCCGAGACATTCGACATTACCCTTTTGCATTTGTTGCTTCGGGAAATTTGTTATTTGGCGCCGCCTTTAACAGGATGGAACAATCTGCCACTAGATTCGGATGTCAGTCCCGAAGCACACATTGTCCGaataaaatgctttagaaaTGAGCTCTGTCACAGTATTTCTACTGGTATTACAAATACCGAGTTTGAAGATaagtggaacaagatttctaAGTCGCTAGTCGCGTTAGGACTCGATCAAAAGGAGATAGACCTCCTTAAGACTAAACCAATTGATCATGATACTGAAAGCCGTGTAAAGGCGGAAGTGGAAAGGTGGACTCGGGATTTTGAGACACAAATACAGATCTTGGAGCAAGAGGTCAAACAGATGAAAGATGAAATCTCAACAATACATGATTCAATTTCAGAAAAAGGTGCAAACGAGCTCGCAAATTGTCTTCCAGATGAAATTCCAGATGTCTTTGGTCGTTCAGAGGAGATAAGACAAATCACAGAAGCTATCCAATTTGAAGGAGTAGCCACTGTTGTGATAACAGGGGGGCCAGGGTTTGGAAAAACCACAGTGGCCAACAAAGTCGCTCATGAACTGGTAGGTGTTTGCAAAAACACAGTTTTGTATTACCCGATCAGATCAAAATTAACAGTTGATGATGTCGCAACCTCAATGATTCTTACCTGTAATAAAAATCACTCTCATCCCCCACAGAATCCTCATCATTGGCTGCTTAACTGGAGCAAGCAACAAAAGAACAATGTTACTTTCATTTTAGACAATGCTGATGACGTTCTTAATTCAGATGACCGATTGCACTTCATAAATCTTTTACGTGATATGAGAATCTTATCAGGACAGAATGTTGATTTTCTTGTTACATCTCGAAGAGTATTCAAAGATTCAAGCTTGAAGATGATAGAAGTCAGATTAAAACCCTTACCACCTGAAGAATCTCAAAGAGTTCTTACTGCACAAGTCTCCGATGACTGTATTAAAAAACAGCTGTCCAAAACAGACATCCTAGTTGAACTGTGTGGTTGTGTGCCTCTTGCTCTCTGTATTGTTGGCTCTTTGCTTTTAGACTACACAGAAAGTGAGTTGATTAACAGTCTTAATGAAAAGCCATTGGAAGTGCTTCGAGAAGATGAAAGTGATGATAATTCTGTTGAAAAGGCTATTAAAACCTCCTATGATGTTTTGAACCACATTGAGCAACAAGTCCTGGTTGTTATGTCAGCCTTTCCTGGTTCTTTTAGTTCTGAAGCTGCCAAGACTGTAATTAGTAAGTGCACGAGCTGCACTACTCAGCCGATATCAATTCTTCGTTCTTTGAAAAATCGGTCACTCATTGAACAACCAGCGTCACACAGATATCAGATCCATCCACTTATACAGGCATTTCTGAAAACTATCGATCAAGATATTGGTACTCAGCTTGTCATATGGGGAGAAAGAGTGGCTTGTGATTACTTTATTTCTCAGCTTGCTGATAATGCCAACCTATACTGGACCAAGGACATGTGCAAAGAGTCCATTCAGCGTTTTAATAAGGACAGACATAACTTTGAATATTTCCTCAAAGCCTGTATCAGTGGGTTGAAGAATGAAGATCCTGATGTCTTAGCAGTCATGGAAACCTTAGTGGAGAGGATTTCCCAAATATCTTCAATATACTTGTATTTAGAGATGTGCCTTCTTCCTAGTGTTTATGTGGAGTTTCTTAAACTTTCTTGTGATTTGCTGACATCTGGTCATCACCCTTCCACTAAAAGAGTGGAGCTTCTTTGCCTTGTTGTGCATGAAAGCAGAAGAGCTGGAGATCTCAAGAAGTACAAAGAGTTCCAGGAAAAGGCCAGAGAAGCACACTTGCAGAATCCTGCAGAATTTGAGGGTGAAAAGGTGTCAGAAGCTTTCTTTCACAACAACAATGCACGCTTCCTTGCTGAGGAAGGAAAACTAGATGAAGCAAAAGAACAATTTGACTTGTGTCGTAACATATGTGAGGAAAATTTGTCTTTGGATTACATGTATGTACAGAAAGCAATAACCTTGCTTTTTGCTGGTTATGAAGACAATCGTCGCAATGAACGCTGTAAAGCAGAACAAAAACTAAATGAAGCATTGGACCTTTATCAAAGGGTCCTTGTGAAACATGTTATGACTGCTTGGGCTGAAAGAAAGCTTGCAGATTTTCACCTCTTTCATGGTGATGGTAGTTTGGGAACTGTAGAAGACCAGCAAAAATGTATTGAGCTTTATGGGGATGCATTAACAATTATGGAGAGTCTTGGAATGGCAGGCCACAAAGAGTGCATCCTGAGTCTGACAAACTTAGGCATATGTCACCAACTACAAGGCAATCAAGAACAAGCGATGAAATTATATCAAGGAGCTTTGAACATTGCAGAAAGAGAATTAGGAGAGAATCACAAGTGGAAAGTATATCTTAAAACACAAATGGCTTACTggaataaagaaaaaggaaatttggaGGAGGCCAAAGCATTAAAAGAAGAAGCAATATGTATGAGCGATACTTTGGGGCTCCCAGTCAATCAACCACGCAACAAGTTTTCGTTGCAGAAAATTTGA